The Cetobacterium somerae ATCC BAA-474 genome segment TTTTTTAAAACTTCTATTATAGTGATAGTTATATTTTTTATAAATAAATTGTATTTAAATTTTATATTGTATTTTTTTAAAAAATCGAGGTATTAACAATATTAACAAGCAATCAAATTTTTTTAACTAATTATTAAAGTCATTTTAAAAATATAAAGTGTGGAGGTTTTAAATTATGTTAAATCAAGAGATTTTCAATGCTATGACTATTAAGTTAACTGCCTATGATATTCCTTTAGAAGTACCTAAATTTGATCCTAAAATTAGAAGAGCTCCTAAAAGAGTTGTACATTTAGAAAAAGATGAAATTGCATTAGCGTTAAAAAATGCTTTAAGATATATTCCAGAAGAGTTTCATGAAATGTTAGCTCCTGAATTTTTAGAAGAGCTTCATACTCATGGTAGAATATATGGGTATAGATTTAGACCTACAGGAAATATTCATGGAAAACCAATATTTGAATATGAAGGAAAATGTACTGATGCTAAGGCAATTCAAGTTATGATAGATAATAATTTAGATTTTGACATAGCTCTTTATCCATATGAGCTTGTCACTTATGGTGAAACAGGACAAGTTTGTCAAAACTGGATGCAATATAGATTAATTAAAAAATATCTTGAAAATATAACAATGGATCAAACTTTAGTTGTAGCTTCTGGACATCCAACAGGGTTATTTAAATCTCATCCTTCAGCACCTAGGGTTATAATAACTAATGGACTTATGATTGGAGCTTTTGATGATTATGATAACTGGGCAAGAGGTGCCGCTCTTGGAGTAGCTAACTATGGTCAGATGACTGCAGGAGGATGGATGTATATTGGTCCTCAAGGAATAGTTCATGGTACATATTCTACAATTTTAAACGCTGGAAGACTTTTCTGTGGGGTTCCTGCTGATGGAGATTTATCTGGAAAATTATTTGTAACATCAGGACTTGGAGGAATGAGTGGAGCTCAAGGAAAAGCTACGGTTATAGCTAAAGGAGTTTCTATAATTGCAGAAGTTGATTTATCTAGGATTCAAACTAGATTAGAACAGGGTTGGATAAATAAATTTGTTTCAACTCCTAAAGAAGCTTTTGATTTAGCTAAAGAAAAAATGGATTCAAAAACTCCATATGCTATAGCTTATTTAGGAAACATAGTAGACTTATTAGAATATGCAGATGCAAATAACATTCGTATAGATTTGTTATCTGATCAAACATCTTGTCATGCTGTTTACGATGGTGGATATTGTCCTGTTGGAATAACATTTGAAGAAAGAACAAGATTACTAGCAGAAGATAGAGAAACTTTTAGAAAACTAGTTGATGAAACATTAAGAAGACACTATAATGTAATAAAAAATTTAACTAATAAAGGTGTTTATTTCTTTGATTATGGAAATAGTTTCCTAAAATCTATCTACGATATTGGAGTTAAAGAGATATCAAAAAATGGAAGAGATGATAAAGGTGGATTTATATTCCCATCATATGTTGAAGATATTTTAGGCCCAGAACTATTTGATTATGGATATGGACCATTTAGATGGGTTTGTCTATCAGGAAAAAAAGAGGATCTTTTAAAAACTGATGCAGCAGCTCTTGAATTAGTTAATCCAAACAGAAGATATCAAGATAGAGATAACTACATGTGGATTAAAGATGCAGATGAAAATGGACTTGTTGTAGGAACACAAGCTAGAATATTCTATCAAGATGCTATGAGTAGAACTCAAATAGCTTTAAAATTTAATGATATGGTTAGAAAAGGTGAGATAGGACCAGTTATGTTAGGACGTGATCATCATGATGTTTCAGGAACAGATTCACCATTTAGAGAAACATCAAATATAAAAGATGGAAGTAACATTATGGCTGATATGGCAACACAATGTTTTGCTGGAAACGCAGCTAGAGGAATGACTATGATAGCTCTACATAATGGTGGAGGAGTAGGAATAGGTAAATCAATTAATGGTGGATTTGGAATGGTTTTAGATGGAAGTAAAAGAGTAGATGATATTTTATCTCAAGCAATGCCATGGGATGTAATGGGAGGAGTTGCAAGAAGAGCTTGGGCAAGAAACCCACACTCTATTGAAACTGTTATAGAGTTTAATAAAAATAATGAAGGAACAGACCATATAACTTTACCATATATTGTAAATGAAAGCTTAATCGAAAAATTAGTAAAATAAAAAATTAAATTTAAAATTAGGAGAAGATAAAATATGTACTGGAGTGGAAGAATAGATGGCGATAAATTAGATGTTCTTCGTATACATCAAGTTGTTAATGTTATGGATTTAGATGAGTTACTTAAAATTGATTTGAAAGAGAAAAAAGTTTGTTTTGTGAGTTTTAATTCTGATGAGGGAGTTAGAAGAAATTCAGGAAGATTAGGAGCAAAAGATGGATGGATTCATGTAAAAAAGGCTTTATCAGGATTCCCAATTTTTAGAGAAGATTTAAAGTTTTATGATTTAAAGGATCCTATAGAAGTTGTAAATCATGACTTGGAATCAGCTCATACAAAGATGGCTAAAATAGTATCTTCTTTAAAAGAAAGAGGTTTTCTTGTCGTAGTTCTTGGAGGAGGTCATGATATAGCTTTTGCAAATTATTCTGGAATTTTAGACTATGCTTTAAAAAAAGAAGATAGCCCAAAGATTGGAATAATAAATTTCGATGCTCATTTTGATATGAGAGAGTATATAAATGGTAGAAATTCTGGAACTATGTTTTTACAAATAGCTGATATTTGTGAAGAAAAAAAATTGAATTTTGACTACAATGTTTTCGGTATTCAGAAATTTTCAAATACTAAAAGACTTTTTGATAGAGCAGATAAGCTAGGAGTTAAATATTATTTTGCTGAAGAGATTAGAACTATTCCAAGCGACGATCTTTATTCAATTTTAAAAAGAAATGATTATATACATTTAACTTTATGTACAGATGTATTTCATATAACTTCAGCTCCGGGAGTAAGTGCACCACAAACTTTTGGTGTTAATCCAAGAAATGCTTTACCTCTTTTAAAAACAATTGCAAGATATTCAAAAAACTTAACAATAGATGTAGCTGAAATTAATCCAACGTTTGATTATGATGATAGAACATCTAGGTTAATGGCAAACATAATATACGAATTAATTCTTTGTCATTTTGAATAAAATACTAAAAAAATCTCTCCAAATATAATATATTTTGGAGGTTGAAGATGAATTTAAAGCAATTAAAATTTGTAAAAATAAACCCAGCAGGAAATATAACATTACTTTATGATATAAGAAATATAAATAAAGATGATATTCAGAAAATTTCAAAAATTTCTATGGGGAATTTAAATTTGTATGCAGAACAAGTTGGGTTTATTAATGATACACACCTTCAAATGATGGGAGGAGAGTTTTGTGGAAATGCTTGTCGATCATTTGCAGCTTATTTAGCATTTTGTGATATAAATTTCCAAAGAGAAAAAAATTATAAAATAACTTGTTCAGGTGAAGATTTAGAGTTAAATATAGATGTTAGATCTTCAAAAATAGATAATGTATTTTTCTCCAAAATTAAAATGCCAAAAAATATTTCTATCCAAACAGTAAAGTTAGAGTTACAGAAAAGTGAGATTATAGAAATATGTGAAGTTATTTTCCAAGGAATAGTTCATTTTGTAATAGAATTAAATACAGATAAGAAAGTTATAAATAGAATTAGAGATTATTGTGAAAAGAAAAAATATTCGGCTTTTGGAGTGATGTTTTTTAATTATAAAACTATGCATATGAAACCATATGTAGAAGTTCAAGGATTTAACGGAGTTTGGGAAAATAGCTGTGGGTCAGGAACAACTGCAGTTGGATATTATTTAAAAAAATATAAAAATATAGATTTTGCAAAAATTATTCAACCAGGAGGTTGGTTAGAAGTTTCTCATGAAAATAATGAAGTTTTTATAGATGGTCCTGTTGAAATAGTTGCTGAAGGTACTTCTTATATAAATATATAAAAACTAGAGAGGAGAAAACTCCTCTCTAGTTTTTATTTTGAAATTTTATTTAAAAAATTTATTATGATATTAATAACTTTAGGTTGACACCAATGAAAATCACCATGTCCAGCTCCTTTTATAAGGTATCTTTCAGCTTGAATATTATTTTCAATTAAAGATTGATATAATAGATCACTTTGACTAGGTGACACAAGCATATCTACAGTTCCATGCATTAATAAAAATGGTGGTGTTTTACTTGAGATATATGTTATTGGATTAGCTTTCTTAGCTTTTTCAAAATCAGCATTGACAGATCCGCCCTCTTTAAAAACAGAAACACCATTTAAAAATATAGCTTCTGGAGAAGATGGAGAGTTATGAGTTTTTTGAATAATACTAGAAAAATCAGCTGCTATTTTTGTTAAGTCTGAAATTCCATATAAATCAACGACGCCATTTATTAAACTATTTTCATTTAGATAATCACCTTTATCAAAATCTATAGAACCATTAGTTGTTCCAGTAATTGCAGCTAAATATCCTCCAGCAGACTCTCCCATTACAATAACTTTATTTTTATCAATATTAAATTGTTCAGCATGAGCTTTTAAATATCTTATGGCAGATTTTATATCTATTAGTGAATCAGGAAATTTACCTATTGGAAGAACTCTGTATTCTACACTAGCTACAACAAATCCACTTTCGGCTATAGTAACTTTTTGTTGAATGTAATTAGCTTTAGGCGAACGCATAAAACCACCACCAGGAATATAAATAACCAAAGGTAATTTTTTATTTTCTATTTCAGGTTTTAAAATATCTAATTTTAAATTTGTTATACCAAAGTATGGATCATAGGGTTGAGAGTACGAAATATCTGTATAAACTACAATTTTTGGTTTTACAGTTTCAATTTCAATTAATTGGCTTTCTGTTTTCATAATGCCCTCCTAAATATTTAAAGTTATATTAAATAATATATTTAGAAAATTATAAATTCCTTTAAATTATTGACAAGATATCTAATGGTTGATTTAAAATGAAATCAGCTGTTATTTCAGAAATATCGATTGTTCCCCAAGAAGCTAGAGCAAATTTCATACCAGCTTTTTTACTAGCTATCTCATCAGCTATGGTATCACCAACATATATAATATTTTCTGGATTTAAATTTAAAAGCTTTGCTCCTAAAAGTAATGGCTCAGGATTAGGTTTATGAAGAGCGGTATCTTCTGCAAGAATAGCACAGTTAATATATTTATCTAGTTTTGTAGGAATAAAATCAATTTCATATTGTTTTTTCATTTTAGAACTAGCTATTCCTATTTTAATTCCTTTTTCATATAAAATTTTGAAAACTTCATTAAATCCATCGTATAAAACTGCACCTTCTTCAAATTCATTAACATATTTAACCCATTTATCATAAGATGCTTCAATATTATTAAAGCCAAGCATTTTAATAGTTTGTTTACCAGGATATGCACAGTATTTGAGAAGATTATCATAAGAGATTTCTTTTCCAAATTCTTCTAAAATTAACTTTTGTAATGGAATTATGTTCATTTTTTGAGTATTCAAAATAGTTCCATCTAAATCAAAAAGAATGCCTTTAATAGTATTTTTCATATAAACTCCTTTTTATTATTTTTTCTAAATTTATAGTAACATTCTCTAAAAAAAATTGGAATATATTTTTAATAAAAATAATTTTATATTGACATTTGATGCTCAATATAATAATATCATAAGAACAAAAATTTTAAAGGAGAGTGACTATATGAAGCTTGAAATGAAAAAATCTAACTTAAATGATGGAGTTGATGTTTACAAATTTCTTTGTGATTTAGGAATAGGAGAAAATGGATTTCATATGACCCCTCCAAGTGATGAAATAGAATTCAAAGAGTTATTAAAAAAATTTTTAAAAGATTCAGAGGAAATTCAGCCAATAGGGCGAGTAATGCAAGAAATATATTGGATGTATATTGATAATGAAATTGTAGGAATATTAAAATTAAGACCTCAATTGAATGGAAATTTATTAATAAATGGTGGAAATATGGGTATTAGTATTTCTCCAAAATTTAGAGGGAATGGATATGGTAAATTAATTATAAAAAAAGGAGTAGAGCTTCTGAAAGAAAAAGGTGTTTATAAAGTTTTAATAACAATTTATGAAAATAATATACCTTCTAGAAAAGCTGTAGAGAGTAATGGAGGAATATTGTATGATATTAATGAAGGCCTTTGTAGGTATTGGATAGATAATACAGTAGATATAGATAAGGAACAACTATAATTAAATATTTGGAGGACGAGTTTTGAAAATTAATATTAAACGAATTATGAGCGACTTAGAAATTTTAAACACATTTAACACTACTCCCAAAAATGGCTGTAGTAGATATTCTTTTACTATTGAAGATACAAGAGCAAAGGAATACTTGATGGGTGAAATGAAAGCTATTGGTATGGAAGTTTGGTTTGATGGTATTGGAAACTTACATGGGCTTTTAAAAGGAAGTGGAGATAATAAAAAGATTGTTTTAAGTGGTTCACATATAGATACTGTTGCAAATGGAGGGAAATATGATGGGAACCTCGGAGTAATTGGTGCTCTTGAAGTTGCTAGAATACTTTCTAAGAGTGAAGCGAAAATTTATAATGATTATCAAGTTTCAATTTTTGTTGAAGAAGAAGGACCTCATTTTGGTACTAATTTAATAGGAAGCAAAGCTTTTTGTAAAAAATTTTCTACAGCTCATAGTAAGAAAATTAAAGATTCAGATGGAAATTCAATGTATGAAGTTATGAAAACAGCAGGATATAATCCAGAGGATATAGATAAGATCTCATTTGATTCTAATAAGTTTAAAGCTATGATTGAACTTCATATAGAACAAGGGAGAGTATTAGATTTAGAAAATAAATCCCTTGGAATAGTTAAAGGTATTGTTGGATTAAAATGGTTTAAGATAATAATAAAAGGTGAATCTAATCATGCAGGAGCTACACCTATGAAGTATAGATTAGATCCTGTAGCAGAAGGATGTAAGTTAATTTCAGAGATACCAAATATTGTAAAATCTATGGATGATAGTTCAATAGTAGCAACTGTTGGAAAAATAAATATATTTCCGAACCAAACTAATATAATTGCTAAATTTATAGAGTTCACAATAGATTTAAGAGGAATTGATGAGGAAAATTTATTAACTGTAATAGATGTAATAGGTAGCCAATTAGATGAATTAAAAGAAAAAGGTTTCTATTGTGAAATTGAACAAATAGCTGAAGCAAGGGGAGTAAAGTCTAGTTTAGATATTTTAGATATAATAGAAAATACTATAAAAATAAGAAAATATAATTATACAAAGCTTTATAGTGGAGCTAATCATGATACAAGTATTTTAGGACAACATATTCCATCAGCGATGATATTTGTACCTAGTATAGATGGCAGAAGTCATTGTAAAGAAGAATTAACTAAAGAAAAAGATGTAGAAGCAGGATGTCAAATATTATGCGATACAATTGTTGAATTATTAAAAAAATAAAAATACACGGAATATTCCGTGTATTTTTATTTTAACTTAAAAAATCCAAAGTATATTGAGCATATAAAGCCGTACCAATTTCTAGAGAATCTTCATCTATTGCAAATTTTTCATGGTGATGAGGATAATTAGCATCTTTAGATGGGTTTCCAGCTCCAACAAAAGCTAAGACTCCAGGGACTTTCTCTAAGAAATAGCAGAAATCTTCTCCACCAGTAATTTTTTCCATTTTTAAAATTCCATCTCTTCCAAGAATAGTTTCAACAGATTTTAAAGCAATTTTTGAACAATTTTCATCATTTATACAAGGAGCAGTTCCATATGTATAATTAACTTGACCAGAAGCTCTATATGTATCACAAGTTCCCTTTGTAACTCTTTCTAAAATTGATTTAAAATTATTTCTAATTTCAGGATTAAAAGTACGAGTTGTTCCTTTTAAAATAGCCTGGTTTGCAATAACATTAAATCGTGTTCCTGAATGGAAAGATCCAACAGTTACAACACCAGATTCTAAAGGACTTATCTCTCTACTTACAATTGATTGTAAATTCATAATTAAAGCTGAACCAACAACAACGGCATCAATAGTTTGATGTGGGAGCGATCCATGCCCACCTTTACCGTTTACAACAATTTCAAATATATCTGCTGATGCCATTCTAGTACCAGCTTCTACAGAAACTTTACCACAAGGAAGATCACTCCATAAATGAATTGCAAAACATCCATCTGCATTATCAATAGGTTCCTCTTCAAGCATTTTTAAAGCTCCTTGTGCAATTTCTTCTGCAGGTTGGAAAAAAAGTCTAACTTCACCAGCTAAAGTATCTTTTATTTCATTTAATACTTTAGCTGCTCCTAAAAGCATTGCAGAATGTCCATCATGACCACATGCATGCATCATGCCAATATTTGTAGAACAATACTCTACACCAGTGCATTCTTGAACTTGTAGGGCATCCATATCTGCTCTTAAAATAATTTTTTTACCTTTTTTATCTTTATTTATAAATCCAACTACGCCAGTACCTGCAATTACTTTAAATGGAATCCCCATTTTTGTTAATTCTTCTTGAATTCTCTTAGATGTTCTAAATTCTTGAAAACTTGGTTCAGGATATTTATGAAACTCCCTTCTCATGTTAATAATATAATTTTTATTTTGTTCTACAAGTTTTTTAATCATTTTTTATCCTCCTTATAGTAATTTTACAAATATTCCAGCTATAATAACAGAAACAATAGTTACAGAAACAAAGCCTCCAACTAACATTTTTGGTAACATAGCATCAATTAAAAACTGTTTTTCCTCTTCTGTTTCTCCTAGAGATTTAGCTGCTTCAACTGTTAAAGCATAATTTGCAGGAAATCCATATAAGGCATTTAAAGATATGGCACATGACATTGGAGAAGATTCTTTTAAAATTTTACCAACTATAAATGAAAATATTAACATTCCAACAACACCAAATCCAATAATACCTATGAAAGGAATCAAAAGAGTTTGAAGCATTTCAGGAGTGGCTTTAGATAATCCGCCAAATATAAAAGCCATTAGACCGGTCATATAAAATCCAAAAGTTCCAGATACATTTAAAGGTTTTCTTTCAATAAAGCCACTTTCAGCACCAATTACTCCAGCAAATAAACAGATAACATATCTAGAAACAACTTCGTTAATAGCTTCTGTAAATAAAATTGCACCTCCAACTAAAAGAGCTAATTTTAAAAGAACAATATAAGTTGTTTGATATTCTTTTGGTAGAGGCGGAATCAATCGCTTAGTTTCCTCTTCTTCAATCTCTTTTTTATCAAGATTAATAGCTTCTCCTTTTCTAAATTTTTTCAAAAGACTTGTTCCTTCTAATCTTAGAACAAAAGCAGTTAAAGGATAACCTATAAATCCTTGCATAACATACATAACAACAGCTAAAACAGCAAGTTTAGGTAATCCTTTAGCAGTTGCAGCCTCAGACATAATAATTGAGGCAACCACCCCTCCACTAAGGGGTGGAGTTGCAATAACTAACATTTCCCAAGGAAAAAATAGTTTTCCTAAAACTAAAGTTCCAAAACAAATTCCCAATATTCCAAAAATAGCTATTGAAAATGACTTCCATTGTCTAATAAGTTCTTTTAAGCTTAACATAGTTCCTAAATGTGTAACAAGAAAAAGCATAGAACTTATAATAATTGGAGTTACGAATCCAGCTATTTCAAGAATATTTTCTGGAAATATTGTCCAATAACCAATTAAAAAAACAATAGCAGTAATAAAAACGGATGGAACAATAGCTTTAGTTTTTATAGAAATTATTTCACCAATAGCTAGAGCTCCCAAAACACAAATAATCGCTGTAATTAAATTCATAAAAAATCTCCTCCAAATAGTACCAAATAAAAAATATATTATTAAATTTTAAGATGTATTCAAAATAAAAGGAAGGTAAGTATTTTCAACGAATAGATAAAGAAAAGTATGTCTTTTTATTTTAAAATTTTTTAAGCTTCGGAGGTAGATATGAAAAAAAAATTAAAGTTATTTTCATTAATAACAATATTTTTTATTATTTTTAGAAATGGATTTGCAAGTGAAAAAATATATTCTCAAGGAAATAGTAAAATTAAAAAGATAGCTTTAACTTTTGATGATGGACCGAATGATACTTCTCTTCCAAAAGTTTTAGATTTATTAAAAGAAGAAAAGATAAAAGCATCCTTTTTTTTCATAGGAAAAAATATTTCAGATAGAAAATTAGAAGTTGAAAGAGTTCATAAGGAAGGTCATTTAGTTTTAAATCATAGTTATACACATTCAAATTTTGATAAGGCATCTCAAGAACTTATAATATCTGAAATAGAAAAAACAAATAAAACAATAAATGATATTATAGGTGTGACTCCAAAGTTATATAGACCACCATATGGTATAATTACAGAAAATGTAAAAATAGCTGTTAAAAATCTAGATATGAATATAGTTCTTTGGAATGTAGATGGAGAGGATTGGAATACAAAGAGATCATTAGATTACGTAGTAAATACTCAAGAAAAAGAAACAAAAAATGGAAGTATTATTCTTATGCATACACAACCAGATAAAGATACATCATATGAAGCTTTGAAAAAATTAATTCCATATTATAGAAGTAAAGGATATGAATTTGTGAAACTTGATGAATTGTTAAATATAGAGCCGTATAAAAGTTTAAAATAAAAAAGGATAAAATTCTAAATGAATTTTATCCTTTTTTTTATTGCATACTTGAAGTCATTAAAAATGTCATTGAAAGAAACCAAATAATCATACCAATAACTATCATAACCAAAGAAGCAATTAAAAAATTTTTTAAATTTTGATTAGTTTTATCAGAAACTAGCCATTTAATCCACATAATTATATTTACAATAGGAATCATCATAATTATTTGAATTATAATCCAATCTCTGACAGTCAACACTTTTTCGTTATCTTTTATATCCATTTTGAAGAGAGATATTTTGACAAATATTCTCTCACTCACCTCCATAATATATAGTTTATATTAAGATTATACAGTTAAACATAGCTATTTCCTTTAAGTTTAGAAAAAAATAAGCATCAAGACAAAATCTTGATGCTTGACTTTATAATTAGTTAGCAACTGTTTCAACTATTTCTTCAGTTGATACAATTTCAGAGTTTGGAATTATAACATCTCCACTTGTTTCTTCATTTACATCTGCTGCAACAGATTGTTCAATAGCTTCAATAGCACTATTAGTAGGAACTTTTTCAATAACAGTAGTCTGTTCAACTATAACTTCTTGTGTAGAAACTTCTTCTTTTTCTTTTCCACACGCTGCAAAAATTGTTAGTATTGCTAAAGATAATAAAATTTTTTTCATTTAGAACTCCTTTTGTTGTTAAATTTACGATATATTCTACAACTATTTTAAGAAATTGTATATTTGAAATTTTAGATCAAAAGTTTTGGTATAATTTTTCAACTTTATAATCTGTTCAATTGTTTACAATCATAACAAATAAAAATTAGTTTGATTTTTTATGGAACAAAAGTTATACTACTAATAGTAAGATTAAAAAATTGGACATAAAAGTTTAATCAAAATAATTAGGGGGATACAAAATGTTAGATGGATTACAATCTATTTTTAATACATTGTCAACTGGGGTTGTCGTATTAAATAATAAAGCTGAAGTTAAATTTTTAAATAAGTATATGATGAGTATAATGAAAAAAAAGCATTTAAAAAATCAACAATTAGGGGAACTTTTTGGAAATTTATTTACTTGTATTCATACAGAAGATAGTAATCAAAGATGTGGGGAAACCGAAAATTGTCCTGAATGTCCATTAAGAAAATCTTTAGGAGAAGTCTCTAAAGCTTCTCAAATTGTTGTTTTTGAAAAGGAATTCTACTTATCAGAAGAGCAACAGAAATTAAAAAAATTTTTTGGAATCAGTATGAAACCTGTAGTTGATTCAGACGAAGGTGAGGTATTAATTGAAGTATTTCCAATAAAGCATGATAAAGTTAGTGAATTTTATTTATATTATCAAAATATAGATGAAGTAAATAAAAAAGTATATAGAGATGTTTTAACAGGTTTGTATAATAGAAATTTTTATGAAGAAAAAATATCTAAAATTTATAATAATATGGAGCATCTTAGTGTAATTTTGCTAGATATAGATAATTTCAAAAGTTTAAATGATACAAAAGGTCATATTGAAGGTGATAAAATACTAAAAGCTCTTTCTAAAATAATAAAAGAAACTATTCATTCCGAAAGTTATGCAATAAGAATGGGTGGAGATGAGTTTTTAATTTTAGTAAAAAAAACAAAAGAAGAAGCATTAAATTTAGCTAAAATAATTTTATCAGAATTTGAGACTTTTAATAAAAGTGTAAGTATAGGAGTTGCTGAAAAAAAGATAGAACTAAAAACAATAAATGATTTATATAAAAAAGCAGATATGGCTCTATATACAGCTAAAAAAAATGGTAAAGGAACAATAGTGACAAATTATTAATTAATTTATATTATTTTCTTCAAAATAATGTTATAATAACAGATACACAAAAAATATTATAAATGGAGAAAATATGAAATTTAAAGAATTTAATTTTAAAACAGAAATAATGGCACAAATTGATGCTGTTGGATATAAAGAACCTACCCCAATTCAAGCACAAGCTATCCCAGTAATCTTAGAAGGAAGCGATATTCTTGGATTAGCTAAAACAGGAACAGGAAAAACTGCAGCATTTGTTCTTCCTATTTTAGAAAAAATAGCAACA includes the following:
- a CDS encoding GGDEF domain-containing protein; protein product: MLDGLQSIFNTLSTGVVVLNNKAEVKFLNKYMMSIMKKKHLKNQQLGELFGNLFTCIHTEDSNQRCGETENCPECPLRKSLGEVSKASQIVVFEKEFYLSEEQQKLKKFFGISMKPVVDSDEGEVLIEVFPIKHDKVSEFYLYYQNIDEVNKKVYRDVLTGLYNRNFYEEKISKIYNNMEHLSVILLDIDNFKSLNDTKGHIEGDKILKALSKIIKETIHSESYAIRMGGDEFLILVKKTKEEALNLAKIILSEFETFNKSVSIGVAEKKIELKTINDLYKKADMALYTAKKNGKGTIVTNY